The Aquitalea magnusonii region GATGGGGGCAGTATGTGATGGCGTGGCGCAAAGCGGCAGGAACAGGCCAAAGCCCTCTTCTTCGTGCAGCATCGCGGCTGGTGCCGTGGCCGTTGCCAAGGGTGCGAACAGACCAAATCCGTCTTCTTCATGCAGCACTTCGCTGTTGGCCGGGGCGGCGGGCAAGGGTTCAAACAAACCGAAACCTTCGTCTTCCAGCGCCGCGGCGGTCCTGCCAGTGTCCGGTGGCGCGAACAGGCCAAAACCATCTTCTTCAAAGGCGATGTCGGACGTTTGCGCTTTCCTGCCGCCCTCCGGGCTGGAAGTCAGGAACAGGCCGAAATCTCCCTCATCCTGCTGCCCATGATCAACCGTGATGTGAAAATGCGCCGGCGCAATGGAGAAGGCAAGCGACTCAGCCACCTCGTCTGCCTGCAATGCCGATGTAAACACCAGCACCCAGGGCTGTACCGGATCGCTCCCCCCCTGCTGGACCACGGTCATCTCGCCCAGCGTAGACAGCGACTGCAGCAAGGCCGGATAGTCGACGCCAAGCAGATCATCCAGCTCTATATACAAGGTATGACTGGAGACGGCCGCCGTAGCCACCTCGGTCTGCGGAGCGGTTACAGCATCCGCCGGCACCGCAGGGCCACCATCCACCAGCAGGGACAGCCGCTGCTCGACAGCGGCGATGATGCCAGGCTCAACCGCAGCCGCGCCGCGATGCGCAGCCAGCATGCCGGTCAACACATCCTTGGACTGCAGGCAGGCATCCACCATGTCGCTGGTGAGCGCCATGCTGCCCTTGCGCACCTTGTCCAGCAGGTTTTCCAAAATATGGGTCAGTTCGGCCAGATCGGCAAAACCAAAGGTGGCGGCACCACCCTTGATGGAGTGGGCGGCACGAAAGATGGCATTGAGGTCTTCGCTATCTGGCAAGGACAGATCAACTGCCAGTAGCACAGACTCCATGGTGGCCAGATGCTCGTCGGTTTCATCAAAAAATACCTGATGAAACTGCGACATATCGATTGACACGATGCTTCCCCCTGCTTCGCAGCCAGAATGAACAAGCCTGCAACCCGCCTGCACTTACCCGGCCATCAGCACATCGGTACTGATGGCTCAGCCCACCAGCCGCTTTACCACGTCAAGTAATTTTTGCGGATCGAACGGCTTGACCAGCCAGCCAGTGGCACCGGCGGCACGGCCAAGCGACTTCATCTGGTCACTCGACTCGGTGGTCAACATCAGAATGGGGGTGGTGCCGTAGGCAGGCAGCTTGCGCAAGGCGCGAATCAGGTTAAGCCCGTCCATGCCCGGCATGTTCTGATCGGTCAGAATCAGGTCAAAGCTGTCCGCCTGAGCGCGTGCCAGCCCACCGTTGCCATCTACCGCCTCCACCACTTCGTAGCCCGCACTCTTCAGGGTAAAGGTCACCATCTGGCGGATAGATGCAGAATCATCCACTGTCAGTACTTTTTTTGGCATGTTGTTCCCACTTTATGTTTTGTTCACGCTCAAAACAGATCAATGCTGCCGCTTTCCATACGCCCCTGAGCCACCGGATTGTTGGACAAGGTTTCCCGCAATACGGCCAAGCGCGCCGAAACATGCTGCTCCCACTGCCCTTGTTCCTGCTCCCGGGCCTGGCCGCTACTGAGTTCCATCATTTCTTCTATCCCGTACAGCCGCTTGCCCACATGGGCAATCAACTGCGACACCATGTCCTGAAACTGTAGCGAGCGCACCGCATCACCCACATGGTCGGACAGCAGGCCCACACCATGGCGCAACTGGCCTACCGACTCAGCCATCAGCGCATCCATGTCGCGTATGCGTGATGAAGTTTCATCCAGCCGCTGCTTGGCCTGCAGGGTAAACATCATGTCCTGGGAGGCCAGTTGGTTGATCAGTCCTTCGGCATGCGCAACAGAACCGTTCACCCTGTTGATCAAATCGCGAATCTGCTCGCTGAAAGACCCGGTACGGCCCGACAGATGCCTAACCTCATCGGCAACCACCGCAAAACCACGGCCCAGCTCGCCTGCCCTGGCAGCCTCGATAGAGGCATTGAGCGCCAGCATATTGGTTTGATTGGTAATCGAGTGGATTTCATCCAGCAAGCGGATTACATCCTGCATCTCCCGCCCCATCGACTCCATCTGCTCCACCAGCAACATCGCCAGCCGGCTGTTTTCCACGGTCTTGTCGACAAAATTGGCCATGGCATTGGCAATTTCAGCCACAAACCCGGTAAACGAAATGGCGTGGGCATCCATGCCCAACTCGCCGCGCGCCAGCGATTCGGCCAATTGCAGTTGGGCGGCGGCCTCGTGGGATAAACCGGAAAAACTGTTGGCCAGCGTCTGCACCGCATCCTGAATCAGCATTTGCACCCGTGCCACTTCATCTTTCGACTGGGAAATCTGATCGTGGATGAAGTCCACACACTCAGGGCGGGATACTGCGCTTACCGGTTCAGCCGGGCTGGATGCCGGCTCATGCTGATCGCTCACCCTGCCCTCCTTGTAAAACCACAAGACCGACATGACATACAACTGGCCAACACTCAGTACCGTGGCCAGATACCAGCTCACGCTCCCCCATCCGGCCCCCACCAGCCAGGCCAGGCCAGAAGCAAGGCAGATCCCCCCGCCAGCAAACCGATGATGCCGATATGAAAACCCCATCTTCCCCCCGGCCAGTCAAAATCTTGCCAATGTACTAACTTCTTCATCTGACAATCCTGCTGGCAAATCAAGGAGGAAATGATGCAAAACATGTAAATGACTGAATTGCTTGGCTTAAATAAAATAATTATTCAAAGGCTTAGGACTGCCGTGACTCATGCCATATGTGATTTTCAGCAAAACATTACTTGATAGTAAACATCTTGTTGAAGCAGGCAATTTCCAGCACCTGCAACACCGTGTCGCGGCAATTAACCAGCGACATGGCTTTCTTCTGACTGGTCGCCCTTTCCTTCAGCAGCAACAGCATGCCCAAGGCCGAACTGTCCAGGAAAGGAACCTGATCGAAATCCACCTGGATTTCCTGTACCGACGGGTTCTCCAGCAGCTCCTGGCTAGCAAGCCGAAAATCCTTGTGCAGGTTGAAATCAAACTGCCCCACCAGCATCAGCGTGCCGATCTGCCCTTCCACCTTAACAACTGGTTTCATTTCTTTTCCCCTTGTATATCTTGCTCATCAACAGCCCCCATCCCGCGGCAAGGGAGACTCAACTCAAAATAGGCACCACCTTCGGGGCGATCACCGCCCACCACCGAACCGGCCAGCTCCTCGGCCACTTTTTTCACAATCGACAAACCAAGGCCGGTGCCACCAGGCCGCGTCGTGAAAAAAGGCTCGAACAAGCGTGCCGGATCAGCACCATTCAACCCGGCACCATCATCTTCCACACGGAAGCAAACCTGGTCGCCGTGCAAGCTGACCTGCAAGCCGATCCTTCCGCCCTCCGGCGAAAAATGCATGGCATTTTCCAGCAGGCTGACCAGCGCCCCCTGCAGGGCCTTGCGATCGCCCATTACCGTTATGGCAGAAGGGAGCAACTTATTGCAATCCCAAATCATGCCGCGCTCATTACATTGCGGAATCAGCACCGCAGCAACGTCTTCCACCAACGCATCGACATCAAGCAACTCCAGCGCACTGGTCTGCCCCCGGACAAAACCCAACATATTCTGGATTAAGCCCTCCAGCGCCTTCATGCGCGCCAGGCTCTTATCGACAAAGCGGGCACGAGCCTCCGGAGGCAAGCCCTCCTGCTTCAGGTTGGCGGTATAGAGCATGGCCGTAGCCAACGGGGTACGCAGCTGATGTGCCAGCGATGCCGCCATCCCGCCCATGGCTGCAAGCTTTTGCTGATGTGCCAGCTCCACAGTCAGATGATGCAAGCGGCTCACATCATGCAGCAGCACGATACGCCCGCCAGACGCAGGCAGATCCTGATACTGCACCGCCAGGCGAGGCGCATTATCCAGACCGGGCAAGATATAAGTGCCATCCAGTTCGGAATGCACCCACCCGGCCATGACCGCGCTCCAGGGTTCCCCACCATGTGCGCCCTGCAATAGGAGCCTGGCCGCCGGATTCTCCGCCACCACCACGCCGTCAGCAGACAGTTGCACAACCCCCGCAGGCAAGGCCTCCAGCAGCATGCCCAGCCTCTCGGCAAGTTCAGCGTTTTCGTCACGCTGTTTTCGCAATTGATTGTTAGCCTCGTCCAGTTGAGCATTCAGTACGTTAACCTGTACTTCTAGCTGGCGATAAGCATCAATCAACTGACTGGAGACGGTGTTGAACTGCTCGAAAGCCGCCTCAAGCATCTCCTGGTCTTTCAAATTTGATGCTGTCTTGGCCATGTTTTGCGTCTTATTTGTAAAAAGGACTTAAACAGTATGATAATGACTAAGTCTGAGCCAAGCCAACTTAAAGTCTGATCTTAACCAAGACAGTTTTCAAAGAAAGCTGGGAAAATGAATAATTGGCGTATACAACAGGAGTAATACGCCACAACAACGAACCGATGCAGCGGAGGTTTCTGTGTCAGAGCTTCTTAAAAAAATCGATGCCAGAACAAAACTGGCAGGGACCAACAAGCTGGAAATCCTGCTGTTCTCCCTGGGTCACGACCAGCGTACCGGGAGAAAAGAAGTTTTCGGCATCAATGTCTTCAAAGTGCGTGAAGTCATGCGCACCCCCGAAATCACTTCCGCTCCTGAAATGCCCTCCTCCGTCGAAGGCATGGTCAGCCTGCGCGGATCCCTGGTCCCCGTCATCGATCTGGCCAAGTACGCCGGCATCGTCACCAGCAACAAGCCCGAAATCATGATCGTGACCGAGTACAACGGCCACACCCAGGGCTTCCTGGTCGAGGCCGTCGATACCATCCTGCGTCTGGACTGGTCCGCCATGCGCGTGCCGCCCGACATGATCACCAACCGCATGGCCGGCCTCGTCACCGCCGTCACCGAGCTGGATCACGGCACGCTGGTGATGATGATGGACGTGGAAAAAGTCCTGGCCGAAACCTCCCTGGTCGACGACTCGCATCACTTCATCAATATCGAGCCGGTGAAAGAAGAACGCATGATCTTCTTCACCGACGATTCCGCCGTCGCCCGCAAACAGATCGAGCGCACGCTGGACGCCATGCAGGTCAAATACGCCTATGCCATCAACGGCATGCGCGCCTGGGAAGAATTGCAAAAAATGGCCATGCAGGCCGACTTGTCCGGCAAGCGCCTGAACGAAACCCTGCATCTGGTGCTCACCGATGTGGAAATGCCGGAAATGGACGGCTATATGCTGACCAAACTGATCAAGAGCGACCCGCGCTTTGCCGGTATTCCGGTGCTGATGCATTCCTCGCTCTCCGGCAGTTCCAACCAGAAGCTCGGCCAGTCCGTCGGCGTCGATGAGTACGTTTCCAAGTTCGAAGCCCAGAAGCTGTCGATGAAGTTGCGCGAAATGCTCAAGCTGACCAACAACTAAACCAGAACAGACTTCATCCGGGAGAGGTATCCAATATGTCAGCAACCGACGCATCCCTGCTCGCCAGCGTGGACGCCCGCACCAAGCTTGCCGGCTCCAACAAGATGGAAATCCTGCTGTTTTCCCTGGGAACCCGTGAAACCTTCGGCATCAATGTGTTCAAGGTGCGCGAGGTGTCCCAGACCCCCGCCATCACCAAAACCCCCAACATGCCCTTTGGCGTGCAGGGTGTGTTGTCGCTGCGCGGCAACATCATTCCGGTGATTTCGCTGGCGCGTTTTGTCGGCTCCGAGCAGAGCGGCCGCAAATTCGACACCATGATCGTTACCGAATTCAACAAGAGCACCCAGGCTTTCCTGGTGGACTCGGTGGACCGCATCATCCGGGTGGACTGGGATCGCGTACGCGCCCCGGAAAACATGATGAACAGCAGCAGCACCACCAATTCCAACCTGATCACCGCCATTACCGAACTGGAAGACGGCAAGCTGGTTTCCATTCTGGACGTGGAGCAGATTCTGGCCACGGTGGTGGGCGAACCGCGCCTGCCGGAAATTCCGACCGCGCAGATGGACAGCGACCAGTACCTGTTCTTCGTGGATGACTCGGTGGTGGCGCGCAAGGAAATCACCAGTGTGCTGGAAAAAATGGGCATCAAGTTCCAGCAGGCCACCAATGGCCGCGAAGCGTGGGAGCGCCTGCAGGTGCTGGCCAGCCGCACCTGGGGTGAGGATGAGTGCCTGCACGACTACCTGAAGATCATTCTGGTGGATGCGGAAATGCCGGAAATGGACGGCTATGTGCTGACCAAGCTGATCAAATCCGATGTCCGCTTCAAAGGCATCCCGGTTATCATGCACTCCTCGCTGTCATCCAATGCCAACAAGGCGATGGGTTCCAGCGTGGGTGTGGATGCCTATGTTGCCAAATTCGATCCGGCAATCCTGGCTGAAACTTTGATTCCATTCCTGCAGAGGTAACCGTTAAAATCAACGGCTCAATGGAATACCGACATTTCAGGACCTACCCAGATGCCAGATAAAAACATGCGATTCCTCGTTGTGGACGATTTCTCGACCATGAGACGCATTGTGCGCAACCTATTGAAAGAACTGGGCTTTACCAACGTCGACGAGGCCGAGGATGGCCAGGTGGCCTTGCACAAGCTGAAAACGCAACATTTCGACTTTATTGTTTCCGACTGGAACATGCCGAACATGACCGGCATCGAGCTGCTCAAGGCAGTACGGGCCGACCAGCAGATCAAGCATCTGCCCTTCATGATGATTACCGCCGAAGCCAAGCGGGAAAACATCATTGAGGCCGCCATGGCCGGTGCCAGCGGTTACATTGTGAAGCCCTTTACTGCAGCAACCCTGGAAGAAAAGATGAACAAGATCTTCCAGACCATGAACAAGTAAACAAAGAACAGCAAACAGACCTGCCTAGTCAGCACCGAGGAGAGGCCATCGTGCCGGATCACATTCTGGAAAGCGGAGATTCACCGGATCTCGAAGCACTGTTTGACAGCATTGCCAGTCAACAAAAGGAAGCAGAAGCCGTTGCCACTACGCCGGCTGCTGCCACCAGCAGCAATGCCCCCAGTACTGCCGTGATGTATGAGCAGATTGGACAGTTGACCCGCAAGATGCACGACGCCTTGCGTGATCTGGGCTATGACAAGTCGCTGGAGAAAGTGGCAGATGCCATCCCGGATGCCAAGGACAGGCTGGGCTATATTGCTTCCTTGACTGAGAGTGCTGCCGAACGTGTCCTCAATGCCACGGATCTGGCCAAACCATATCAGGATGACCTGGAAAGCCGAGCCAAACTGCTGGCTGCACGCTGGGAACAGCTGTATGCCAACCAGCTTTCCATTGCAGAATTCAAAAACCTGGCCGAAGAAACGCGCCAGTACCTGGGACATGTTCCCAAACAGACTCAAGCCACCAATGCCCAGTTGCTGGAAATTGTGATGGCGCAGGATTTCCAGGACCTGACAGGCCAAGTCATCAAGAAAATGATGGATATGGTGCATATACTGGAAACGGAACTGGTGGCTTTCTTGATCGAGTTCTCGCCGGATTCGAAAAAGGCAGAACTGGACAACAACCTGCTGAACGGACCTGTGGTAAATCCCGAAGGCAGAACCGACGTGGTTTCCAGCCAACAGCAGGTCGACGATCTGCTGGAAAGCCTGGGCTTCTAAACAACAAGCGGTGAACGTGTTAGCGGCATAAGCGGGGGTGTGAATATGAGCGATTTTGGCGGCATGGAAGAACTGCTACAAGACTTCCTGATGGAATCTACCGATCTGTTGTCTGACGTGGACAACAAGCTGGTGGAACTGGAAAAGCGTCCAGAAGACAAGGCATTGCTGAACGATATTTTCCGGGGTTTTCACACCATCAAGGGCGGTGCCGGTTTTCTGAACGTGGGACCGATGGTCAATCTATGTCATCGCACGGAAAACCTGTTTGACAAACTACGTAATGGCGAACTGCACATCACGCCGGAAGTCATGGATGTGATCCTTGACGCCACCGGGATTGTGCGCGACATGTTTGGCACCCTGGGCCAGGGCCTGATGGTGGCAGACGCCGATCCGGACGTTCTCAATGCC contains the following coding sequences:
- a CDS encoding STAS domain-containing protein, which produces MKPVVKVEGQIGTLMLVGQFDFNLHKDFRLASQELLENPSVQEIQVDFDQVPFLDSSALGMLLLLKERATSQKKAMSLVNCRDTVLQVLEIACFNKMFTIK
- the cheY gene encoding chemotaxis response regulator CheY, with translation MPDKNMRFLVVDDFSTMRRIVRNLLKELGFTNVDEAEDGQVALHKLKTQHFDFIVSDWNMPNMTGIELLKAVRADQQIKHLPFMMITAEAKRENIIEAAMAGASGYIVKPFTAATLEEKMNKIFQTMNK
- a CDS encoding chemotaxis protein; its protein translation is MSELLKKIDARTKLAGTNKLEILLFSLGHDQRTGRKEVFGINVFKVREVMRTPEITSAPEMPSSVEGMVSLRGSLVPVIDLAKYAGIVTSNKPEIMIVTEYNGHTQGFLVEAVDTILRLDWSAMRVPPDMITNRMAGLVTAVTELDHGTLVMMMDVEKVLAETSLVDDSHHFINIEPVKEERMIFFTDDSAVARKQIERTLDAMQVKYAYAINGMRAWEELQKMAMQADLSGKRLNETLHLVLTDVEMPEMDGYMLTKLIKSDPRFAGIPVLMHSSLSGSSNQKLGQSVGVDEYVSKFEAQKLSMKLREMLKLTNN
- the cheZ gene encoding protein phosphatase CheZ, coding for MPDHILESGDSPDLEALFDSIASQQKEAEAVATTPAAATSSNAPSTAVMYEQIGQLTRKMHDALRDLGYDKSLEKVADAIPDAKDRLGYIASLTESAAERVLNATDLAKPYQDDLESRAKLLAARWEQLYANQLSIAEFKNLAEETRQYLGHVPKQTQATNAQLLEIVMAQDFQDLTGQVIKKMMDMVHILETELVAFLIEFSPDSKKAELDNNLLNGPVVNPEGRTDVVSSQQQVDDLLESLGF
- a CDS encoding methyl-accepting chemotaxis protein, producing MSWYLATVLSVGQLYVMSVLWFYKEGRVSDQHEPASSPAEPVSAVSRPECVDFIHDQISQSKDEVARVQMLIQDAVQTLANSFSGLSHEAAAQLQLAESLARGELGMDAHAISFTGFVAEIANAMANFVDKTVENSRLAMLLVEQMESMGREMQDVIRLLDEIHSITNQTNMLALNASIEAARAGELGRGFAVVADEVRHLSGRTGSFSEQIRDLINRVNGSVAHAEGLINQLASQDMMFTLQAKQRLDETSSRIRDMDALMAESVGQLRHGVGLLSDHVGDAVRSLQFQDMVSQLIAHVGKRLYGIEEMMELSSGQAREQEQGQWEQHVSARLAVLRETLSNNPVAQGRMESGSIDLF
- a CDS encoding chemotaxis protein; protein product: MSATDASLLASVDARTKLAGSNKMEILLFSLGTRETFGINVFKVREVSQTPAITKTPNMPFGVQGVLSLRGNIIPVISLARFVGSEQSGRKFDTMIVTEFNKSTQAFLVDSVDRIIRVDWDRVRAPENMMNSSSTTNSNLITAITELEDGKLVSILDVEQILATVVGEPRLPEIPTAQMDSDQYLFFVDDSVVARKEITSVLEKMGIKFQQATNGREAWERLQVLASRTWGEDECLHDYLKIILVDAEMPEMDGYVLTKLIKSDVRFKGIPVIMHSSLSSNANKAMGSSVGVDAYVAKFDPAILAETLIPFLQR
- a CDS encoding sensor histidine kinase gives rise to the protein MAKTASNLKDQEMLEAAFEQFNTVSSQLIDAYRQLEVQVNVLNAQLDEANNQLRKQRDENAELAERLGMLLEALPAGVVQLSADGVVVAENPAARLLLQGAHGGEPWSAVMAGWVHSELDGTYILPGLDNAPRLAVQYQDLPASGGRIVLLHDVSRLHHLTVELAHQQKLAAMGGMAASLAHQLRTPLATAMLYTANLKQEGLPPEARARFVDKSLARMKALEGLIQNMLGFVRGQTSALELLDVDALVEDVAAVLIPQCNERGMIWDCNKLLPSAITVMGDRKALQGALVSLLENAMHFSPEGGRIGLQVSLHGDQVCFRVEDDGAGLNGADPARLFEPFFTTRPGGTGLGLSIVKKVAEELAGSVVGGDRPEGGAYFELSLPCRGMGAVDEQDIQGEKK
- a CDS encoding response regulator, whose protein sequence is MPKKVLTVDDSASIRQMVTFTLKSAGYEVVEAVDGNGGLARAQADSFDLILTDQNMPGMDGLNLIRALRKLPAYGTTPILMLTTESSDQMKSLGRAAGATGWLVKPFDPQKLLDVVKRLVG